The genomic interval TCTATCCCACCGCTTACAGAAGAGCGCCGGGCAGAGCTTGTGAAAACTTCGAAAAAGCTTGGCGAAGAAGCAAAGGTAGCTATTCGCAATATTCGTCGGGATGCTAACGACAGCGTGAAAAAACTTGAGAAAACAACAATTTCTGAAGATGAATCACGTGGTCACCAAGAGGATATTCAGAAGGCAACTGATAAATTTATTGCTGAAGTAGATAAAGTGCTTGTTGCCAAAGAAAAAGAAATTATGGAAGTATAATAATCTCTGGGCCCCTCCGATAGGTGGGGTTTGGTTTTGATTTCGGTTGGGAGGAAGTAAGATGATCGAGCGACTTTGGGCCAAATTAGGCAAATCGTCCTTACAGCCGACTGATTCTGTGGCCTCAGAAAATGTGCCTGAGCATGTTGCAATTATAATGGATGGGAACGGCCGTTGGGCTAAAGATCGTGGATTGCCACGTATGGCTGGTCATCATTCCGGCATGAAAGCGGTCAAACGTATTACCATTGCAGCGGATCGGTTAGGCGTCAAATATTTGACGTTATATGCGTTTTCAACGGAAAACTGGAAGAGACCTAAAGCTGAAGTGGATTTTCTTATGAAGCTTCCGCAGCAATTTCTTGAAATTGAATTAGAAGAATTGATAGCCAACAACGTGCAGGTTCGCATGATGGGACATAAAGAGGATTTGCCTTCATTTACGATCAGTGCAGTTGAAGAAGCCATTATAAAGACCGCTAACAATACAGGGCTAGTTCTAAACTTTGCCTTAAACTATGGAAGCCGTAAGGAAATGCTTGAAGCTGTGAAAAGCATCGCATCAGAGGTTCAGCAAGGAAATCTTGCAATCGATGATATCGATGATAAAGTAATGGCTGATCGTTTGCTTACAAGTGGATTGCCCGATCCAGATTTGCTCATTCGTACAAGCGGTGAATTGCGATTAAGTAATTTTATGATGTGGCAGCTTGCTTATAGTGAATTGTGGTTTACGGATGTGTATTGGCCTGAATTTACGGAAGCGCATTTTCAAGAAGCGATTTTGGAGTATCAGCGCCGCGCGCGTCGATATGGTGGATTGTAGCTTCAAGCGACGGAGTGTGACTTTTCATTGAGACAACGATTGATTACTGGAATTGTAGCAGGTGCAGGCTTCATAGGTTTAACAATAGCAGGCGGATGGTTGTATACAACTCTCCTCGTATTGCTAGCTATTATTGGTTTTACTGAATATGCGCGAATGAATGGTGTAGCATGGTCGCATCCGTCAACTTTGCTCGGATATGCGGGTGTGCTACTGTTTGTGCTTCCATGGTCTGATTGGGGAATTGTTATTCCATCTTTCCTGACTATTGTTTGGATGCTGGCCTTCTTACTGCTTGCCCTAACCGTGATTACCAAAAATAAAACGACAATTGATGGCGCCGCACTTATGTTGCTAGGCGCTTTATATGTAGGTTACGGCTTTTCAGCAATGGGAGAAGCTCGTCAAATTGCGGAGCATGGCCTATTGTGGACGTTTTTGTCCTTTGGCTGTATTTGGGCTTCGGATATCGGTGCTTATTTTACTGGACGAGCCATTGGGAAAACGAAGCTATGGCCTTCAATCAGCCCGAACAAAACGATCGAAGGCGCCTTAGGCGGCGTATTGTTATCCTTAATCGTATCGGCAGTATTCGCACTCACGATGCCCGATTTTATAGATTTGCCAAAAGCTTTGCTAATCGGTTTAATTGCCGCTGTAGCTGGACAGTTTGGGGATTTGATTCAATCTGCTTATAAACGTGTGAGAGATATAAAGGATACAGGTACGCTTCTGCCAGGACATGGCGGAGTGCTCGACCGATGCGATAGCTGGCTAATCGTATTTCCGCTGTTAGTGCTTACCGGGCTGCTGCCTGTATAAGTCAGGAGGATTTTGTGTGAAAAAAATAAGTATATTAGGTTCGACAGGTTCAGTCGGAACACAGACACTGGACGTTATTGCCCATGATCCTGATCGCTATCAGGTTGTTGGCTTGTCCGCTGGTGCGAATGTCGATTTGATTATAGAGCAAGCCAAACAATTTAATCCTTCGGTCGTTAGCTTGGCTTCCAAAGCAGACGCAGAGGCCGCTCGTCCCCATATGCCGCCTGGAACTAAGGTTGTCTATGGCGAAGAAGGACTTGTTGAAGTAGCCGCTGGGACGGACGCTGATGTCGTTGTAACAGCGATCGTGGGAAGCAGAGGGCTGCCGGCAACACTAGCAGCGATTGATGCGGGGAAAATGATCGGTTTGGCGAACAAAGAGACACTCGTAACGGCAGGTCATATCGTAATGGAACGTGCGAAAAAGCGCGGAGTATCGATTTTGCCGATAGACAGTGAACACTCGGCGATTTTTCAATGCTTAAACGGCGAAGATCGCAAATCTATCAATCAAATTACATTAACAGCCTCCGGCGGCTCCTTTCGTGATCGCACAAGAGAACAGCTTGAGGGTGTAACCGTAGCTGAAGCGCTAAATCATCCCAATTGGTCGATGGGCGCAAAAATTACGATTGATTCGGCGACTATGGTTAATAAAGGGCTAGAAGTTATTGAGGCAAGATGGCTGTTCGATGTTACATACGATCAAATAGGTGTCATTATTCATCCGGAGAGCATCATTCATTCTTATGTGGAGTTTACCGATCACAGCATAATCGCGCAGCTTGGAATGCCGGATATGCGAGTACCGATTCAATATGCGTTGTCATATCCGGAACGGAATGTAACCCCGACAAGCAGGCTGAACCTGGCACAAATCGGAAAGCTGCATTTTCGCGAGATGGATTTTGAAAGATATCCATGTCTAAGGCTGGCATTCGAGTGCGGGAAGCTAGGTCAATCAGCTCCTGCAGTATACAATGCTGCAAACGAGGTTGCGGTGGCACGGTTTTTGAAGGGTGAAATTACGTTTCTTGACATTGAACGGATATTGGAAACGGTCGTTGGCAAGCACGAAGCAGCTGATATCAATGATTTGCAGATGATCTCAGAAGTGGACGCTTGGGCAAGACAGCTGGCCCAATCGGTATAATATCGGTTAAATTCCGGTTCTCTTGTATCGGACGGGAGAATAATGATAATCTATGTACAGGCCGTAACGAACAGGAGGCTTCAGCTTAATGCACATGATTCAAGTTGTTTTCTTGACCATACTCGTTTTTTTCGTGATCGTAACGATCCATGAATGGGGTCATTACTATTTCGCAAAACGCGCAGGCATATTGGTGAGAGAATTCGCAATTGGCTTCGGGCCGAAGCTTTTTTCGGTAAAACGTGGCGAGACGAGATATACGCTTCGATTAATACCTGCCGGCGGTTTCGTTCGAATGGCGGGAGAAGATCCAGAAATCGTTGATGTCCAGCCCGGTCAAACGATCGCGGTTCGTCTGAAAGACAATAAAGTGACTAGACTTTATTTGGATCGTCTTGATGACCGCAGCGGTGTTATTCGCGGAGAAATCGTGGCGATCGATCTTGAGCGCAAGCTATCAGTTACACTTGACGTAGAAGGGGAAAACGAGATTTTCTCGGTACACCCTACTGCTTTGATGATCACAAAAGGCAAAGAAACACAAATCGCGCCGCTCGACAGACAATTTGGCAGTAAAACAGTAGCGCAGCGTGCACTTGCTATTTTTGCTGGCCCTATGATGAACTTTGTGCTCGCATTTGTATTGTTTGCTACCTACATTCAGCTAGCAGGTGTTCCTGTTGAGTCGCCTGATAAGCTGCTTGTTAATGAAATATCAGAAGGCATGCCAGCTGATAAAGTAGATTTGAAAAAGGGCGATGTCATCGATGCAGTCAACGGTATCAAAATCGGAGCTGATTTTGATAAAATGATCGCGATTATCGGCAAATCACCGAATGTTCCTGTTAAAATGGATATAATTCGTGACGGCAAAGCTCAGCAAGTTGTTATAACACCTGAACCGAACAAAGAGGGTGTAGGCAAGGTTGGAATCAGTGCCGCATTGCCAACACGTCCGGCTACTTTCTCTGAAACGTTCACAGGCGCAGGCAAGCTCATGAAAAACATGACAGTAAGCATTTTTGAAGGCTTCAAGAAGCTTATTTTCGGAGAGTTCAAGCTTGATGATCTTGGCGGACCTGTGCGAACAGCAGAAGTAACGAGCCAGATTGCTCAGCAAGGCATTGCTCAGTT from Paenibacillus sp. FSL K6-3182 carries:
- a CDS encoding phosphatidate cytidylyltransferase — protein: MRQRLITGIVAGAGFIGLTIAGGWLYTTLLVLLAIIGFTEYARMNGVAWSHPSTLLGYAGVLLFVLPWSDWGIVIPSFLTIVWMLAFLLLALTVITKNKTTIDGAALMLLGALYVGYGFSAMGEARQIAEHGLLWTFLSFGCIWASDIGAYFTGRAIGKTKLWPSISPNKTIEGALGGVLLSLIVSAVFALTMPDFIDLPKALLIGLIAAVAGQFGDLIQSAYKRVRDIKDTGTLLPGHGGVLDRCDSWLIVFPLLVLTGLLPV
- the rseP gene encoding RIP metalloprotease RseP produces the protein MHMIQVVFLTILVFFVIVTIHEWGHYYFAKRAGILVREFAIGFGPKLFSVKRGETRYTLRLIPAGGFVRMAGEDPEIVDVQPGQTIAVRLKDNKVTRLYLDRLDDRSGVIRGEIVAIDLERKLSVTLDVEGENEIFSVHPTALMITKGKETQIAPLDRQFGSKTVAQRALAIFAGPMMNFVLAFVLFATYIQLAGVPVESPDKLLVNEISEGMPADKVDLKKGDVIDAVNGIKIGADFDKMIAIIGKSPNVPVKMDIIRDGKAQQVVITPEPNKEGVGKVGISAALPTRPATFSETFTGAGKLMKNMTVSIFEGFKKLIFGEFKLDDLGGPVRTAEVTSQIAQQGIAQLTSWTALLSLYLGIFNLLPIPALDGSRLIFLGIEAIRRRPIDPNRESMVHFVGFALIMLLMLVVTYNDILRLVKGE
- a CDS encoding 1-deoxy-D-xylulose-5-phosphate reductoisomerase, coding for MKKISILGSTGSVGTQTLDVIAHDPDRYQVVGLSAGANVDLIIEQAKQFNPSVVSLASKADAEAARPHMPPGTKVVYGEEGLVEVAAGTDADVVVTAIVGSRGLPATLAAIDAGKMIGLANKETLVTAGHIVMERAKKRGVSILPIDSEHSAIFQCLNGEDRKSINQITLTASGGSFRDRTREQLEGVTVAEALNHPNWSMGAKITIDSATMVNKGLEVIEARWLFDVTYDQIGVIIHPESIIHSYVEFTDHSIIAQLGMPDMRVPIQYALSYPERNVTPTSRLNLAQIGKLHFREMDFERYPCLRLAFECGKLGQSAPAVYNAANEVAVARFLKGEITFLDIERILETVVGKHEAADINDLQMISEVDAWARQLAQSV
- a CDS encoding isoprenyl transferase, with amino-acid sequence MIERLWAKLGKSSLQPTDSVASENVPEHVAIIMDGNGRWAKDRGLPRMAGHHSGMKAVKRITIAADRLGVKYLTLYAFSTENWKRPKAEVDFLMKLPQQFLEIELEELIANNVQVRMMGHKEDLPSFTISAVEEAIIKTANNTGLVLNFALNYGSRKEMLEAVKSIASEVQQGNLAIDDIDDKVMADRLLTSGLPDPDLLIRTSGELRLSNFMMWQLAYSELWFTDVYWPEFTEAHFQEAILEYQRRARRYGGL